A DNA window from Desulfobacterales bacterium contains the following coding sequences:
- the pspF gene encoding phage shock protein operon transcriptional activator codes for MVNTHQKNLDSRPATAVTEALGQSEPFLAFQERLSRVAPVNRPVLLIGERGTGKELAALRLHYLSDRWQAPMVALNCAALSPSLIESELFGYEKGAFTGALQRRVGRFEAADRGTLFLDEIGSIPMEVQEKILRVVEYNAFERVGSSQSIEVDVRIIAATNADLKELARKNRFKQDLLDRLSFEVLFLPPLRERKEDILLIASHFAGRMALELGWDEIPVFSDDAVAALENHSWPGNIRELKNVVERAVYRSDAATIDDIDFHPFHSPYGPIDLSPAEEPSANGRSDRTDLSAMLQGSLKDAVWQLKVSMMQAALQKAKFNQKKAAQILGLTYHQFRGLYRQFQATQSETASV; via the coding sequence ATGGTCAACACTCATCAGAAAAATTTAGACTCTCGGCCGGCGACCGCAGTTACCGAAGCTCTTGGACAGTCAGAGCCATTTTTAGCGTTTCAGGAACGGCTTTCCCGGGTGGCACCGGTAAATCGACCGGTTCTGCTGATCGGAGAGCGTGGAACCGGCAAGGAATTGGCTGCCCTGAGGCTGCATTATCTGTCCGATCGATGGCAGGCCCCGATGGTGGCGCTGAACTGTGCCGCCCTGTCGCCGTCGCTGATTGAGTCCGAGCTGTTCGGTTATGAAAAGGGGGCATTCACCGGCGCGTTGCAAAGACGGGTTGGCCGCTTTGAGGCCGCTGATCGCGGAACTCTGTTTTTGGATGAGATCGGTAGTATCCCAATGGAAGTGCAGGAAAAAATCCTCAGGGTGGTGGAATATAATGCTTTTGAGCGGGTTGGCAGCTCACAGAGCATTGAAGTGGATGTCCGCATTATTGCCGCCACCAATGCAGATCTAAAGGAGTTGGCCCGCAAAAACCGTTTCAAACAGGATTTGTTGGATCGGCTTTCTTTTGAAGTGTTGTTCCTGCCGCCACTCCGGGAGCGAAAAGAAGATATTCTTTTAATTGCCAGTCATTTCGCCGGTCGGATGGCCTTGGAACTCGGTTGGGACGAAATCCCTGTATTTAGCGATGACGCCGTCGCAGCATTGGAAAATCACAGCTGGCCGGGCAATATCCGGGAACTGAAAAATGTTGTCGAACGAGCGGTCTACCGTTCCGATGCGGCCACCATTGACGACATTGATTTTCATCCGTTTCATTCTCCTTACGGCCCGATCGACCTATCCCCGGCTGAAGAGCCGTCGGCAAACGGCCGGTCCGACCGGACGGATTTGTCGGCAATGCTGCAGGGTTCCCTCAAAGATGCGGTCTGGCAGCTGAAGGTGAGCATGATGCAAGCGGCCCTGCAGAAAGCAAAATTCAATCAGAAAAAAGCCGCTCAGATCCTAGGCCTGACCTATCATCAATTTCGCGGTCTTTACCGCCAGTTTCAGGCCACACAGTCGGAGACAGCTTCTGTTTAA
- the pspA gene encoding phage shock protein PspA, whose protein sequence is MGIFTRFRDIISSNINAILDKAEDPEKLIKLMIREMEDTLVEIKAACAGAMASSKKVQRQLVSVQDRIQYWEEKAQLAVSKGRDNLAREALVEKRRYARRIDGLESELTEHNLLVEQYQVDIRQLEEKLKSARDKQRLLVQRHIHASQKIQAQEEIRRVDSAAAMMKFDELENRIERMESEADLVNFGKQSTLDAEFEALGVDEEIEKELQALKTPPSIAKLDEEKASK, encoded by the coding sequence ATGGGTATTTTTACACGCTTTCGAGATATCATCAGCTCCAATATCAATGCGATCCTGGATAAAGCCGAAGATCCGGAAAAATTGATCAAGCTGATGATCAGAGAAATGGAAGACACGCTGGTTGAAATCAAAGCGGCCTGCGCCGGCGCGATGGCCAGCAGCAAAAAGGTCCAACGACAGCTTGTGAGTGTGCAGGATCGGATCCAATATTGGGAAGAAAAGGCCCAGCTGGCAGTTAGCAAAGGCAGAGATAATCTGGCGCGTGAAGCTTTGGTGGAAAAGCGTCGTTATGCCCGCCGTATCGATGGACTGGAAAGCGAGCTTACTGAGCACAATCTTTTAGTGGAACAATATCAGGTGGACATTCGCCAGCTGGAGGAGAAGTTAAAATCAGCCCGCGATAAGCAACGCCTGCTTGTCCAGCGCCATATTCACGCCAGTCAAAAGATTCAGGCTCAGGAAGAAATCAGACGGGTGGACAGTGCCGCGGCCATGATGAAATTTGACGAGCTTGAAAATCGCATCGAACGGATGGAATCCGAAGCCGATCTGGTCAATTTCGGAAAACAGTCAACCTTGGATGCTGAATTTGAAGCCCTGGGTGTAGATGAAGAAATCGAAAAAGAGCTGCAGGCGTTAAAAACACCGCCTTCGATTGCAAAATTGGATGAAGAAAAAGCGTCCAAGTGA
- a CDS encoding phage-shock protein: MKEVLIVAIVFGSILLALAIIPGTILLAIKFFRGGLSAEDQAEEAKMIQEIYKGLARMENRVEALEAILLDQEGSKRAAEKGS; this comes from the coding sequence ATGAAAGAAGTACTGATCGTAGCCATTGTATTCGGAAGTATCCTGCTGGCGTTAGCCATCATTCCGGGCACGATTCTTCTGGCGATAAAATTCTTTCGCGGGGGTCTGTCTGCCGAAGATCAGGCCGAAGAGGCCAAGATGATCCAAGAGATTTATAAGGGATTGGCCCGCATGGAAAATCGTGTTGAAGCGTTGGAAGCCATATTGCTGGATCAAGAAGGGTCAAAGCGGGCCGCAGAGAAAGGGAGCTAA
- a CDS encoding PspC domain-containing protein produces the protein MTYHIRKDRYGIYRSRGGMILGVCKGLADHFKFSVFWTRMIALILLFVAGFLPAIGLYLLAALLMKPEPVVPIKDSGEKEFYDSYAHSRHGAVQRLKRRYENLQRRIQRMEHIVTSTEYDWENRFNG, from the coding sequence ATGACATATCACATCCGAAAAGACCGCTATGGTATATATCGTTCGCGCGGCGGAATGATTCTAGGCGTGTGTAAAGGGCTGGCGGACCATTTTAAGTTTTCCGTTTTCTGGACCCGCATGATCGCTCTGATTTTATTGTTTGTCGCCGGTTTCCTGCCGGCCATCGGATTGTATCTGCTGGCGGCCTTGTTGATGAAACCCGAGCCGGTAGTGCCGATTAAAGATTCAGGCGAAAAGGAGTTTTATGACAGCTATGCCCACTCCCGGCACGGTGCGGTTCAGCGGCTGAAAAGGCGATACGAAAATCTACAGCGCCGCATTCAGCGCATGGAGCACATTGTGACCTCTACCGAATACGACTGGGAAAATCGCTTCAATGGTTAG
- a CDS encoding isochorismatase family cysteine hydrolase, with protein MKETSQEFPALLIIDMVKDNFDEERALPITPYAQATIGPLNNLIGVFRNQQWPIVFSTDAFHKDDFIFRGRMQPHSLAGTEGADVFEELDMNGDDLWLPKPRFSAFFNTDLAIWLRDRGVSLCAVGGIATHFCVLTSVLDAICHDFKAVLLEDCSAAFPEQVHQQTLDHYRRNPLYPLLRVATSADLIAALLDKS; from the coding sequence ATGAAAGAAACATCTCAAGAGTTCCCCGCCCTTTTGATCATCGATATGGTCAAGGATAATTTCGACGAAGAGCGGGCCCTGCCGATAACCCCTTATGCGCAAGCCACCATTGGTCCCCTCAACAACTTGATCGGTGTGTTTCGCAACCAGCAATGGCCGATTGTATTTTCCACCGATGCCTTTCACAAAGATGATTTCATTTTCAGGGGCCGGATGCAGCCGCATTCGCTGGCGGGTACAGAGGGCGCCGACGTTTTTGAAGAGCTGGATATGAACGGCGATGATTTATGGCTGCCGAAACCACGATTTTCAGCTTTTTTTAATACCGATTTGGCGATTTGGTTGCGGGATAGGGGTGTGAGCCTGTGCGCGGTGGGTGGCATTGCGACGCATTTTTGTGTGCTAACCTCTGTGTTGGACGCCATCTGTCATGATTTCAAGGCGGTTTTGCTCGAAGATTGCTCGGCTGCATTCCCCGAGCAGGTTCACCAGCAGACATTGGATCATTATCGCCGCAACCCGCTATACCCATTGCTTAGAGTTGCCACATCCGCTGATTTGATAGCGGCGCTTTTGGATAAAAGCTAG
- a CDS encoding PilZ domain-containing protein, producing the protein MATGSENRFSERYLLTAAIRVASSKSEGVGKATIINCSEGGAYFEAEADLQPGTPVFIANAQDSKFFRAKVIWCRKLSRLDANAFGIGIQYLDPAS; encoded by the coding sequence ATGGCGACTGGCTCAGAAAACCGCTTTTCAGAACGGTATCTGCTGACCGCTGCCATTAGGGTCGCCAGCTCTAAAAGCGAGGGGGTCGGCAAAGCGACCATTATCAATTGCAGCGAAGGCGGCGCCTATTTTGAGGCTGAAGCGGATCTGCAGCCCGGCACACCTGTATTTATTGCCAATGCCCAGGACAGCAAATTTTTTCGGGCAAAAGTCATCTGGTGCCGAAAACTAAGTCGTCTGGATGCCAACGCCTTCGGCATCGGGATCCAATATCTGGATCCCGCTTCCTAA
- a CDS encoding DUF3106 domain-containing protein, whose protein sequence is MTARQPQAINIFFGFIILLICALISPAAMASPTHRAGMETQPLKAYMDSSIAQQAKRDQQDDIRYDLAQNDDSQSSARQKWQNLSPEQKRQYRQRLKRWKQLSPEQKAKIKARYERFKNLPPEKQNRIRKNWRRYQQLEPSQREKVRERYRRWKNLSESDKQRIRERRRRFENMTPEQRKRLLEKRKKWQNLSPEKKRQLREKYRQRRRQNADNPRQFNRNYRPRRGNRQN, encoded by the coding sequence ATGACAGCTAGACAACCGCAGGCCATCAACATATTTTTTGGTTTTATCATCCTGCTGATTTGCGCGTTGATAAGCCCGGCGGCCATGGCGTCCCCGACACATCGCGCGGGTATGGAAACGCAACCGCTTAAAGCCTATATGGATTCGTCCATCGCCCAGCAGGCCAAGCGTGATCAACAAGATGATATCCGTTATGATCTAGCACAGAATGATGACAGTCAGTCAAGCGCACGTCAAAAATGGCAAAACCTTTCGCCGGAACAAAAGCGTCAATACCGTCAACGATTAAAGCGCTGGAAGCAATTATCGCCGGAACAAAAAGCAAAAATTAAGGCCAGATACGAGCGCTTTAAAAACCTGCCGCCGGAAAAGCAGAACCGAATTCGCAAGAACTGGCGCCGCTATCAGCAACTGGAACCCTCCCAGCGCGAGAAAGTGCGTGAAAGATACCGACGCTGGAAAAATTTGAGTGAATCCGACAAACAGCGCATTCGGGAACGCCGCCGCCGCTTTGAAAACATGACCCCGGAACAGCGCAAGCGTTTGCTTGAAAAAAGAAAAAAATGGCAAAATTTATCGCCTGAGAAGAAACGTCAGTTGCGAGAGAAGTACCGCCAACGACGCCGGCAGAATGCCGACAACCCAAGACAATTCAATCGAAATTATCGCCCGCGTCGCGGCAATCGGCAAAATTGA
- a CDS encoding zf-HC2 domain-containing protein — translation MNCQQTKKLLPVFMDDALDSDQRQQVADHLAACADCQAEARALEKTWDLIGTLKAIDPDPNYRVRFWRSVDAGHPWHARLLQVVQSLFAQPRRVPAAAGAAIVVLLGVITVSQLLQKPQIPSVLAGLNDAELEMVAKLEMVEDYEIIQDMDFFSDFEIIEKLNGLGAS, via the coding sequence ATGAACTGTCAGCAAACAAAAAAGTTATTGCCTGTTTTTATGGACGATGCGCTGGACTCGGACCAGCGGCAGCAAGTCGCAGACCATCTGGCTGCCTGTGCCGATTGCCAAGCTGAAGCACGGGCATTGGAAAAAACCTGGGACTTGATCGGCACCCTCAAAGCCATAGATCCTGACCCCAATTACAGGGTTCGATTTTGGCGGTCTGTTGATGCCGGCCACCCCTGGCATGCCAGGTTGCTGCAAGTTGTTCAGTCGCTATTTGCGCAACCGCGCCGGGTTCCCGCCGCTGCTGGAGCGGCAATCGTTGTGTTGCTCGGCGTGATAACCGTCAGTCAATTACTTCAAAAACCGCAAATACCATCCGTATTGGCCGGGCTTAATGATGCTGAACTGGAGATGGTTGCCAAACTAGAGATGGTAGAAGATTATGAGATTATTCAGGATATGGATTTTTTTTCGGATTTTGAAATCATCGAAAAGCTGAATGGCCTTGGGGCTTCTTAA
- a CDS encoding RNA polymerase sigma-70 factor has translation MRFRKKEQNAYLADSDVQLMLAVKKGDRHAFDDLMRKYYARILNFAYRLIGNRQLAEDITQDVFMKVYKSAARYRPRSKFQTWLYTIAKNTCLNEMRRHRRQMVSLDEPLDAEAGDLKKEMPDPDADPAAAYFQKEQQKQVRAAINDLPENQKIAVILKRYENFSYAEIAATLEVTDKAVKSLLSRAKVNLKNKLAGIIDSD, from the coding sequence ATGCGATTTCGCAAAAAAGAGCAGAATGCCTATTTAGCCGATTCCGACGTTCAGCTGATGCTGGCGGTCAAAAAAGGTGATCGCCATGCGTTTGATGACCTGATGCGTAAATACTATGCGCGCATTTTAAACTTTGCCTATCGTTTGATTGGCAACCGTCAGCTGGCAGAAGACATTACCCAAGATGTGTTCATGAAGGTCTATAAAAGCGCGGCGCGATATCGACCGCGGTCCAAATTTCAGACCTGGTTGTATACCATTGCCAAAAATACCTGTTTAAACGAGATGCGGCGCCATCGCCGACAGATGGTGTCACTGGATGAGCCCTTGGATGCCGAAGCAGGGGATCTCAAAAAGGAGATGCCCGATCCCGATGCTGATCCGGCTGCCGCATATTTTCAAAAGGAACAGCAAAAGCAGGTGAGAGCGGCGATAAATGATTTGCCTGAAAATCAAAAAATAGCTGTAATTTTAAAACGTTATGAGAATTTTTCTTATGCTGAAATTGCGGCCACCCTGGAAGTGACAGATAAAGCGGTCAAATCGCTGCTGAGTCGGGCCAAGGTAAACCTTAAAAACAAACTGGCTGGTATTATCGATTCGGATTAG